In the Glycine max cultivar Williams 82 chromosome 19, Glycine_max_v4.0, whole genome shotgun sequence genome, ggactttttttttctttttccagagGGATTTTTAGTGCAAGTGTGATGTCTGTCTtcccttgaaaaattgtcttgtgtGGAAACAAACTtcggaaagagaaagaaagaaagaaagaaagccactttttattcttattttttctctctctctcactaatATATCTGATTTTCTCTCTCACTTCTTCTGTTCTATGTAATGGGTGTTAGATGTGCTTAGTTTCAGAGTGTGCAACACAACACCAGCAACATGTCTCAGAAAGAGAAGGGTCCGGGTATCAGGCTATTTGGAAGGAAGATTCCGGTGCCGGAATGTCAGATTCCGGCAAACTCTGGACCCACGGTACATGTTTTTCTTATGTAGTTAGCCAACAATAACTGTTTTGGTTCATTTCTTCAtgaatcatggtttttgttttttgattcCTTGTTTGTGTAAATGGGTTGGACgtaaaattggattttttttttaaatttatgtttgtgTGTAAAGCTTTATGGGGTTCTtgagattttgttttattttttttatgttctggGTGGTTAATAGAGTTCATTTCAAGCTTTAGAACCTTGTTGAATTTGAAGTGTGGTGTTGTCTCTTTATAAATGGAAGTTTTGTTAATTGTTATCTTTTACTGCGATGGCTTAATTTAGAATATTTGTGCTTGTGCATTTGTTTCAGGTTTAGACTTTAGATTTGTATTAACAAGGGCGGTGTTCAGTGGAAGCAAATTATTATTCCTATGAAATATAACTTTgaacttgtttcattttgaATTGGAGCATCTTTAGTtattgttggtggtggtggtttgaTGTAACTGATTCTTTTCAACTGATTGGATCTTGTAATATCTTCTATATCTCTTTGCTTGATGTATCACAAAGAATTTAGTCTTCTTCATagtattaaatgtattttatacACTAATTTTCTAGGCATTATTTGTGGTTTCTTTTGGCATTTATACACTATAATTGCTTTGAACCCATTTTACTTTAATAATGAAAAGTCTTGCTACCGAGCAATTCAAGTATATGAATTCAGTGGAATGCTTAGTCAATGGTCAGTAGCagatacatttatttttcttggatatgaatatgatttacTTAGTTTATGCTCATGTTGTAAGAGATAAACTGAATTTGAGACATAGGTAATATATTCGTAAGGACATGGTTATCAAAAAGAATAAAGATGAAGACTTACAAATAGATGCCTATTAAGTTCAGGTATCAAAAGAGATTAAATTTATACTGATTGCTTGGTATCTGGTATTTTGTAGTATTTGATTGAAAATGAGTATAACATGATCATTCTCTTTCTGCTTTCTTTGTCTATTTTTTCGGTATGTTGTTAGATTTGATTCTACATGATTTACCACTGATTGTGGTTTAAATTTTTAGGATACTTGCTGCAGCATAAAGAAAACAGAACTCAAAATACCTAGTGAATGTGGAGAAAACTCTGAGCAACAAGAAAATTCTTCTGATTCAAGGGATAGTAAACAAGAGTCCCAACATAAAGTGCAGGAAAATGAGCCAattgtaaatcccaagcctGTGGAAGATAATATGGAGACTGGTAGCTCTGATCAAGATAAAGTCTTAAAGAAACCCGACAAGATTCTTCAGTGCCCACGATGCAACAGTATGGACACCaagttttgttattttaataactaCAATGTCAATCAACCTCGACACTTCTGCAAGAACTGCCAAAGGTATTGGACTGCTGGTGGAACAATGAGAAATGTTCCCATAGGTGCTGGGAGACGGAAGAATAAGCACCTAGCCTCTCAATACCAACACATTATCGTAACCTCTGATGGAATTCCAGCCTCCAGGCTAGAAACCACAGACTCGTCTGGTCTCCAACAGCAACATATTGCTAGTCTTGAATCCTCAGTTTCTTTCAGGTCTTCAGCAGATAATTGCACCATGTTGAAATTTGGTACCGATACCCCTCTTTGCAAATCGATGGATTCAATGCTTAATCTTAGAGACCAGAGAAGATGTGCTGATGCAAGTTCTATCAGCTGTGTAGAGTATAGAGGGGAACCATCCTTATGTGGATCTTCTGTGATGACTAATGGTGCTCAAGGAAATGAATTATCAGAACATAATACATCAAATTGGTTGCAATGTTACCCTGTTCCTCCATGGGTATTACCTTATCCAGGTTGGAATAATGTGAATTCCATGGAAGCGGTTCATCGATCTTCAGCACCAATGTGCAATCCATATAATAACACTGGTCCTACAGCAATGCAATGGTGTCCCACACCAATGGTTGCAATTCCTGGCATGTGCCCACCAAGCATTCCTTTGCAATTTGTACCACCATCATACTGGAGTGGAACGCCACTTTGGAATGCTGGAACTGGGGCAGTGTCAATAGGATCCAATGCTTGCCTTTCGCCGACTTCCTCGACTAATAACAGTTGCTGCTCAGGCAATGGCTCACCAACACTTGGAAAACACACTAGAGATACAGTTTGCACTGATGAAGAGAAATCAGAAAAGTGTGTTTTGGTTCCAAAGACCATTAGAATTGATGCCCCAAATGAGGCCTCAAAAAGTCCTATAATAAGAGCTACATTAGCTATCAAGCTTGATAAGCAGCAATTTGTATCAAATGgtgatattttgaaaaaaattgaaccaaaagaAGGCAAAGATCGTGTGTTGGGTGCCTCTCAAATCTTGGAAGCCAATCCGGCAGCTATTTCTCGTGCTCATGCATTTCAGGAGAGCTTATAGTAATTTTCTAGCTTCAAATTTTCTATTGCCATTTTTGGTCAAATAAACTAGTGCATATTGTtggctttagtttcactttgctGGTAGCATTACTTTGTGAAATCTATAGTGTGATTTTCAATGGTGTACTAAAATCTATATTGAACTATGCTCTCTGATAATGATGATTTTTTGCCTTTGCCACAATAAACAACAAATTGATAGTGATTACTTTTTGCAACACTCCTCATTTAAGGTAGTGCATATAGAAGGTATagaatatgttaaatatttagagGGAGAACTTTGCGGTTGTGGTCTTACCCGACTCAAACAGGATTGCCTCTAGTGGAGGATACCTgtggtagaaaaaaaataaaataaggtatAGGATGTTATGGATGTATGTAGCCCATGTCCATTGGTTTGAGATGGATATGTGAACTAGAATGATTCATTGGtgtgattttgattcttttttcaattcaagAAAAGAGCAGCGCTGAAAAGATTTgaaataatatactttttaaaattatttcctaGGAAAGCATTATCTAATAGGGGGAAAAAGTCATGAAATTATAGTATGTCACATTTGATCATGCAAGAAGTCTCTTTTACGCTGGTGAAGTCattatcctttttcttttggggGGCACTACCCTACCTcgttttctttatcttttaattgtATAGCAAGGAGCAAGTCATAATTGGAAATGCTTTGAAGTGCAGTTCTAACCAGGCAAAGATTGAAGGTCCTTTTTTGCAAGTGCTTTtactttatcacctttttcccatctttcttgGTGTCATTAATCTTATTTACTTAACCAAAGTTTGTATGTCTCAAAAGCCTTGTTTTAAGGCCCTACTTTTTACGATGAAAAGATCCCTTTACCAAACGAGTAGAAGAGGTATCTTCTTTTTGATAACGCAACCTGTGGAATATATGACTTTTTGACTCGTGTCAAAAGAATGGCTCAAATAGTCCATATGACAAAAGTCATTCTTTTGactcattaaagaaaaaataaccaaAGGTATATCATTCTCCAGCCTGCTTGGTTATAAGTAATCCTATgcaaattatcaataaaaaaaaagaagtaatccTATGCTGACCATTTCTTCTTCACTATCAACCATGATGAGCCTGGTTTCTTTCGTACAACTTCATTAGGCTTTTGCTATATCGACTCCCATTTTTTCCATAAGTACATTCCCCTTACTATCATAAATACTTGTTATACCCAAATAATCCTGTATCATCATTGTGGAAAGTCCACTTCGGAataatgtttagtttttttgtaTTCTGGAAAGTATTTTACAGAATacaaaaagttaaatattattGTGAAATGTAGTTTCCAAAATACATAATAATgagttaaatattatttttggatttgattcctaataaatttttcctttgaattgggtccttaatatttaaaaagttgtCTGAGGTCCTTGCTATTAATCGGGACTCGTTAACTGCTTATGTGACTGTTAATCGGACACGTTGGCATACGATGTGTGGTGCCATGTGTACTTGTTGTCTGAGTGGGATTACacgtaggattttttttttaattttaaaaagtaattacgACGTcgtttctctttttttcacttTGTCACTTTGTCTTCATCTCTCCCACTCTTCAATAGCACGCGCGCATTGCGTTGTCACCACAAAGAACCGTCGAGACGATCCCACCGTAACCACCACAATGACGCTATCAAAGGAAGCACACAACGAAACCATTACAATGGCAACAACATAACAACCAGCATGTCACCGTCGGCTCCTTCCACACTCTCACCCTCGAACCCCACAAACCCTTCCACCTCCGCAAGAAACTTTGGCAAAACAACGCCGCTAAAACCTTTAACAAATTCACCTAGAATTCCAATCCCAATACCAATTCCCCCAACCTCGCCGTCATTCTCTTCCACCCTCACCATGTGGAGATTCACCTTATCGCACAGGGAGTTGCCACGTGTTGCACCAAGATTGAACCCTCTTCAAACTCTAGAAACTTCATGTTTTTCTGACAAATGTTTACGGTGTTAGTGAAGCGCATGGAGGTGCCATTAATTTGTGCCGACCAAGCTTTGATGGTTTCTCTGGAAGTGACAAAGTGGGTTGTAGTTGATTTGTCCCTGAAGCAACCATTTTTACGAACTAGATATCAAAGAAAGCCAAAGCCCAAGCAAGGAAGTGTATGATGAAATAACATTTGGAGAGGAATGGTGGGACCCACGATTGAGGGACACAGAGATGGACGTCGCAGAGGCCTTAGCGTACGAGGGCTTCGACGAGGTGAACAAGGCCCGGAGATGAGTTCGCGATTGCAAATTTTACAAAGGTTGGTGGTTGCAGTCATTGCATCTTTAGATCTAGGAAGGTGGATGCGGATATTGGCATCATTGTAGTGATTTGATTCATCTAGGAGGGAGGTGGAGAGAAAGAGCTAGGTTTTCTGAGGGAGAAGAGAGATCAACACTCAACGGAGAAAGGGGGTGTCCAAAGGGGTAgattggaaaaagaaagaaaaaaaaagaaaaaagaagaagaaaaattaagcaCAAACAACATTGTaactactttttaaaaattaaaaaaaaattgtgtaatccCACTCAGGTAACAAGTACACGTAACACCACACGTCGCATGCCAACGTGTCTGGTTAACGGCCACGTAAGCACTTAACGGATCCTAATTAATGGCAGGGAGTTGGgacaaaacttttcaaatattagggacccgatttgaatgaaaaatttatCAGGGACCAGATGCAAAAGTTGGGTATATATCaaggatcaaaaacatatttaatcctttaatttttGTAGTATAGATTGGTGTCCAGGTTGAGGATAAATTTCTCTAAGCGTTGCTTTGAAGCTATTGGGGTAGAGCAAAGGGTGGTGGAAAAATAAGCTAACTTGTTAAATTGTAGGATACTTTCTAGCCTTTCACTTACCTTGGTATTCCTATTTGGGCAAACCTAGGGAAAATGGGGACTTGGCAACCTATCATCAACAAATCTTTCAGAAAATTGGTTCTTTGGAAACACAAACAAGTGTCACTTGCGGGAAGACTATGCTTGATAAATTCGATACTATCTTTcatacctcttttttttttctttttctttttttaggatTCCTAAATTAGTGTGTTCTAAGCTTGAGATTCAAAGGAGTTTTTTGTGGGGAGGGAATGGAgagtggaagaaaaaaatagcctGGGTTAAGTGGGAGGGTGTAAACAAGGATAAGT is a window encoding:
- the LOC100813787 gene encoding zf-Dof domain-containing protein, which codes for MSQKEKGPGIRLFGRKIPVPECQIPANSGPTDTCCSIKKTELKIPSECGENSEQQENSSDSRDSKQESQHKVQENEPIVNPKPVEDNMETGSSDQDKVLKKPDKILQCPRCNSMDTKFCYFNNYNVNQPRHFCKNCQRYWTAGGTMRNVPIGAGRRKNKHLASQYQHIIVTSDGIPASRLETTDSSGLQQQHIASLESSVSFRSSADNCTMLKFGTDTPLCKSMDSMLNLRDQRRCADASSISCVEYRGEPSLCGSSVMTNGAQGNELSEHNTSNWLQCYPVPPWVLPYPGWNNVNSMEAVHRSSAPMCNPYNNTGPTAMQWCPTPMVAIPGMCPPSIPLQFVPPSYWSGTPLWNAGTGAVSIGSNACLSPTSSTNNSCCSGNGSPTLGKHTRDTVCTDEEKSEKCVLVPKTIRIDAPNEASKSPIIRATLAIKLDKQQFVSNGDILKKIEPKEGKDRVLGASQILEANPAAISRAHAFQESL